Sequence from the Argopecten irradians isolate NY chromosome 12, Ai_NY, whole genome shotgun sequence genome:
attacgctcacaaacacgtgacgtcacaatcaataactaCCCGGAAGGGCAGATAAgtctgtaacatgcaaatacagaatagcgTTGAAGGACAATTCAGTGAAGCTCGCATATAACCACACAGAAAATACCTCATAAGACTATATATATTGCTTTACAATTATTATGGAAAATGAATCTCAATCaaacaatattgatataatcTGCGGTATTGTGAAACCATTATAGATAATATCATAGAAATTCCTAATGAAGTTATACGAATGGACAGGTACTTTTGTATGCTTCATCTATTCTATAAAAGCAATGTGAGTATTTCTTGACGAAAATGTGTTATTTAAATGATAAATCTAGcaaaaaaacatatatgtaaaGTAAATTGTAATGAGGGTATGAAATCACTTAATTTTCGCGGAATACCAATATTCGCGTAATTTCGTGAGAGAGCTCAAACGGGAACTGAAATGTATCACaatcacaaaatgtaaatatacttaaATACTCCTGATCGcaaattaatgtatttacaATTTCCGGTatgttgaaattattttgaaatatacttTACGCGAAACTAAAGCAGTTTATTTTTGATCAAAAAGTATAATTTACTTTCATTATATGTTAAAGATCTGTATGGAACGAACGAATCCGAGCGGACCATGGTGGACGTAGTCCTTTGTACATTAGAAGACCTATTTTCGGAAGTTCTAAAGTTGTACATGGCAAGGGAAGACCAAGTTAAGGTAACTGATAATTTGCCcatgtaaatataatactttTAATAAGTTCCTTGTTTGTTTAATTCTCAAGTTATAATATTATTCCTGTGTCAAACTTGGATTACAGTGAAGTGAATGTGAAAACACAATTCAAACTAAATCTTGAACTGAAAATATGCATGCATGTACCAGGAAATAAATTAATTGAGAAAATCACCAGGTACTAACTAAACATTGCAGAGATTAATCAATTCATATCAATTACATGTTTCATGTGCTTGTGTTGTGAAACTTTTATCTTTTTAACTGTAATTTGAGTAGTAATTAATATATGGAATATGTCTTACTTAGTAAAACTGTAATTTGAGTAAATTAATATATGGAATATGTCTTACTTAGTAAAACTGTAATTTGAGTAGTAATTAATATATGGAATATGTCTTACTTAGTAAAACTGTAATTTGAGTAGTAATTAATATATGGAATATGTCTTACTTAGTAAAACTGTAATTTGAGTAGTAATTATTATATGGAATATGTCTTACTTAGTAAAACTGTAATTTGAGTAGTAATTAATATATGGAATATACCTTTACTTTTTACTTACATCTTCagtgttcatttcatttaaaatgttatttatgtcTTAAAGTCTACCCAAGTAAACGTGTGTATTTTAactttccaaaaaaaaaaaaagttttatttgcaaacttttgttACAATCCGCTACGAGGATTCACACAgtttagaaaacaaaatttctttatactctgatgaaataaacaaaaattgtgacatcaatgcttaaatattatGTTATGGGATCTAACACGCTACGTTTTCTAAACGATGTGTGTATTTTAATCCTAATAATTCATTAATTCTAAATTATGATTTCCGGAGGGTATTTTTTCTAAAATCATAACTGGGTTGTGTCAGCCCATCAGTAACCATGTTTCAAACGCCGGCGTCATTACGAGATGATAGCATAATCTTTTAAAGCCAATGGAGGGAAttttcgttactacatgtagcaAGATTCaattgataaatacatatatcttcTTTTATCACCATGCTTAAGATGTCTATTTTCGTACACTCTACAGTCTgctgaaataaaagaaaaactagAGAAAGAGACCATTCCGAAGTTTGTCAAGATTTTCGAAGAAATGAAAAAAGTGAATTCAAAAGAGAAATGGCTTGTTGGATCAAAGGTACTGTAAGActatcaaacaaaaaataagtaTTGAATGGCATAATTACTATTATTACGTAACGTACATTACATCCTAGTAATGTTTAATGGAAGTGAATTTATTGCGACATATAAACTAGGATGGTCGTATATTTGAGctcaattatcattatattaaaatgttttgtattttacatcACTTATATAAGTAATGAGCATTGCATTAAATGATCGATTTAAAAGTAACTCACTGTATAcataataaatcattattttttttaatatatcatttattttttggCTTTAAAACTATGTCTTGAGTGGGTTTTTTTAAGAATTGCTTATCTGTTTATCTATTTCCAGATTACTGTGGCCGATATTGCTCTATTCAGTTTTTTCAAACAGCTCCCACTCATGTTCGGCGAATCATTAGCAAAAGTTTATAACGATAATACGACTTTGAAGACACATGCAAACGTTGTGCAAGAAAACCCGGGTATCAAGAAATGGATCGAAGCCCATCCACCAAagaaaaacaactgaaaatATAAACTGTTGTCTGCATTGGTCTTAGACCTACAGTACAAGCGCGTGCCATTATTGAGTACctgtgtacatatgtacaactatttgtttactttgttttgtatttgttttgtgaataatcttgtgaataaaaaatctattcttTGCCGTAGTCGATGTGCTCCAAACATATACACGTGTAAAGCGCGGATACGTATAGAAAAAGGAGCGACCATTATACCTAAAATATtccatattatatcatataacatATTGTAATTTTCCCCTCTGCGGATCTCAAAATATCAATCTGCCGCTGTACAATGAAACACACTATAACGTTAACTATATAATCCTACCCGTTATTCTGGTATGACACAGtgatacaggtacaatgtattacGATATACACAGCAGCCACGCAAATTAACACACTCAAGAATATTATAGTTCTAGCATGCAAATTATGGTagtttgtgtttattttaaattcaatattcaaaccgtgaaaatagaaaatatgacATGTTTTAAGAACAATGGTCGCTCCCCTTCCAATACATATATCAATTTGCGTATACCacttattgtaagtatccctattactaataaacaattaatataatttgataaaactttTAACACTTTAGCATGAAATCCAAGCTATAGCGATATAAATTCAAGCTCCATCCATTATAGACATCTAAGCGCCCATCATGGACATCTAAGCGCCAACCATAGCGCCATCATAGACGTTAATAGCACCTTTCTCGGTTATGATTGTAAACAAATGGAAGGGACAATCAATTCATCGTCATACCATTTTAGTGATTAGCTCAGCGAGATGATCCTGGAGACTGCACTTTAAATGTTGGATGGATatttgtgtcacttttgtttgtaaTGCATTCAATATACATCACATCCCTATCCTTAGAAACACAGTAACAGGTCACATCCCTATCCTCGGAAACACAGCAACAAGTCACATCCCTATCCTCGGAAACACAGCAACAAGTCACATCCCTAACCTTAGAAACACAGCAACAAGTCACATCCCTAACCTTAGAAAAACAGCAACAAGTCATCCCTTACCTCAGAAACACAACAAGAAGTCGCATCCCTAACTTTAGAAACACAGAAACAAGTCACATCCCTAACTTCAGTGATGCAACAAGTCACATCACTCCTTAGACACACATCAACAAGTCACATCACTCTCCTTAGAAGCACAACAACAAGTCACATCACTCTCCTTAGAAACACAGCAACAAGTCACATCCCTAACCTTAGAAACAAAGCAACAAGTCACATCCCTAACCTCAGAAACACAGCAACAGTTCACATCCCTAACCTCAGAGATACACGACAAGTCACATACTTAACCTTAGAAACACAGCAACAAGTCACATCCCTAACCTTAGAAATACAGCGACAGGTCACATCACTAACTTCAGAAACGCAGCATCAAGTCGCATCCCTAACCTTCGAAACGCAGCGACAGATCACATCCCTAACCTTCGAAACGCAGCGACAGATCACATCCTAACCTTAGAAACACAACAAGTCGCATCCCTAACCTTAGGAATGCAGCAACAAGTCACATCCATAACCTCAGAAACGCAGCAACAACTCGCATCCCTAACCTCGGAAACGCAAATAGGTCACATCCGTAAACTCAGAAACACAGCAACAGGTCACATCCGTAAACTCAGAAACACAGCAACAGGTCACATCCGTAAACTCAGAAACACAGCAACAACTCACATCCCTTACCTCGGAAACGCAGCAACAGGTAATGAAATCCATAACCTCAGAAACGCAGCAACAACTCGCATCCCTAACCTCGGAAACGCAAATAGGTCACATCCGTAAACTCAGAAACACAGCAACAGGTCACATCCGTAAACTCAGAAACACAGCAACAGGTCACATCCGTAAACTCAGCAACAGGTAATGAAAACAGTCTTGTTTTATGCTATAGAGGGTACCACAGAAATCTTCTGGCtagacaaaaacattttttattgtttttggtTTTGCTTCAATATTCTCATTGGGAAGATTAGAGCAGGATTCTGCCCAAATTACTTCATCCCAGCCAACAACATGTTCAAGAGGAAAGCACACGGACGACATCAACAACTATTACTTTGTATTTTGGAAAACTTTCACCAGAGGCTGTGCCTCTCATTAGGAGACTTCTACAAACGTTCAGTCTGGGAGGATGTGTGTGATACCAATATGTCACGCCCACTGACTGAATAAAAGACTTTCACTTAAACATAGTGCAATATTTGAAGCTTTAACCCATAGAGTTCATTAAGGCCGAAGAAACGACATCAAAGTGTTTGAATTATTGTCTGCGTCGAAATTCGATTTTGATGAAGTTTAAGTAGGTGTGTTATATCAAAAATGATCTTCGAAGATGTGCGTGATATTAGGGATATTCCTGGCAACACAAGAAGGTACAAGAATTTGAGGAAATGAAGATACTAGATATCTCCAAATGCTTTAATGGGTACCGATGTGATGCGTCTAGCAACATATCATTTTCTGACTGGAAATCTCATTAAATCTCTGGAGATCTGAATACAAGTAAGGAAACTGGCTTTGTGCTACCACGGCGAATTTCCGTTTGAACTGTACTCCACCTTGCAACAACACCATTTGTGCCACAGACCTGGCGATTGTTCATCAGAAACTCTCCAGAACATATACACACATGACATAGCATTGTCTCATGTCGACATGTTTCTCCCTTATCTATGTCTAGATACAGTATGTCCAGGAAACCCACACTCCTATCCATACCACCCCTGCCTTACGTATTATTTCTGAACTTCCTGTGTCATCATGAGCATAGAGATACCACCGGGCGTGATCAAGCACTTCGCAAGCTCATATAAGCTCAGCAAGATAAGTACCAGGGTAGACAGCGTCGCTGGATAACCTACACGCTCCTGGGGATATGTTATCAAATACTCGGCGATTTTCAAATGGCGATCAGGGCTTACTAAGAATCTGCACAGTCGAAGACTGCGTGAAGTTATTGTAATCCTACCATTGACAGGATTGCTATagtgtatttatgtatgtatgcgTCACAGTTATATCCAAACACTATGTAAGGTCCAAATGCTTTCCATATGATAAGTCATACTGATCGGTCCCAATACTAATAGTTGACGACACATGCATATaagagtaaaaaaaaacccaggttTTTCTCAATATGCGCTGAAttttatttctcaaatttcatatttagtttttttctcaGACCTATCACCTGTGCATACTACATTTTTGGGAACACTATGAAAAGATGGCAACATGCggtcatctttgattttgatggtCAAAGTATTTTATAAATGCTATTTCTTAGATGGTATTAAAGGATGTTCCTCTAATCTGGAGTTTGGCACTGACattttgcatttatttttaaagatttatattaatgtatttttagtttgttttgatattgattattcacaaaataatggGTATTTGACAATCAAAGCTTTAGAGattttacatgaaaaattaAAGAAAGTATCCAATTTTTGTTTGACTGATATAATTTTTCCCTTTGTTGGTATCAAAATCGCTCATCGAGATCAATTTTGTCGTATTCTCGATTTCTTATTAAAGGAGCTGTGGTAATAGGTAACTATCTCTGTAGGATTTAACATCCTTTGATGTTCTGGGTGCCATACCTCTATCTCTGTAGAATTTAACATCCTTTGATGTTCTGGGTGTCATACCTTTATCTCTGTAGAATTTAACATCCTTTGATGTTCTGGGTGTCATACCTCTATCTCTGTAGAATTTAACATCCTGTGATGTTCTGGGTGTCATACCTTTATCTCTGTAGAATTTAACATCCTTTGATGTTCTGGGTGTCATACCTTTATCTCTGTAGAATTTAACATCCTTTGATGTTCTGGGTGTCATACCTCTATCTCTGTAGAATTTAACATCCTGTGATGTTCTGGATGTCATACCTTTATCTCTGTAGAATTTAACATCCTTTGATGTTCTGGGTGTCATACCTCTATCTCTGTAGAATTTAACATCCTGTGATGTTC
This genomic interval carries:
- the LOC138336673 gene encoding glutathione S-transferase 1-like; its protein translation is MPEYRLVYFDGRGRGEAIRIAFAVAGQVYEDKRIKDNAEWEKVRSVQHCTSAICKWRQETIINTTRENDLYGTNESERTMVDVVLCTLEDLFSEVLKLYMAREDQVKSAEIKEKLEKETIPKFVKIFEEMKKVNSKEKWLVGSKITVADIALFSFFKQLPLMFGESLAKVYNDNTTLKTHANVVQENPGIKKWIEAHPPKKNN